The sequence GGGAAAAGGGCATAagttatgtgtgtgtgtgtgtgtgtgtgcaatgTTACTGCACACGTACTTTCTTTCGTACCCAAGCCCCGGGTTAATAATGACAGTTGGCAAGTTGTCCGCTTGAACTTGAATTGAGAAAGGAAAGCAGATGAAGCACTTAACCATTCATCACAATCTGGAGATTGTTAGTTCTTGACGATCTGGAGCATCTTATAGGGTTTACTGCTGCTCATTTGAATGTTATGATTTAtagatcattttttttctttttgttggaGAATATTGTTGTCATGTTCAAACATGAATTTATCTTGCATTTGTTTATGGTGGGCTTTAGATACTGGATGCTTCTATTATTCAGTTACCCATTTTCTGCTTTACACTTGACTGGATAGTTATATTTATTTGCCAAACAGAGGTTTGGTGAAGTGATTCGTTGATTTACTCGTGCTTGTAATGGTAGGGTTTCATTTAGGCTATTTTGATATATCTTTCATGAGATTTAAAGTTTGGCTTTTCATATTGAGGCCTTGAGGTGTGGAATCATTAAGTGTACAGGGTGGCCTCGATAATGTGTTACAAATTTACTGAATCGTCATATTTTAAAGCTGTGCTGCCAATGCTTGTCTATCGGTGATGCCCTGCAGTTGCGTAAGTTAAATGAGTATCTAAGtgattttttggaaaaattcaTGCTACAAAAAGGTTTAAAagactatttaaaaaaaagggtTTAAAAGACTATATTAAGCATTTGttaaagcttaaaactaatgTTGAAGTTTAAAATAAAGTATGCGTGTCTGCAAATTCCAATACTGAAATAAGATATTTACCGAAGTTTTAGTCTTTATTAGAATACTCTTGACTCTTTGGGACGACCTAATTCATGCATGTCCCTGTATATTCTCATTTCTCATTCAATGTGCAGCGTATCTATAATGGGTTTGTTGTAATTTTGTTTCGTCCATCACAGGGCAGAGGCAGCGAGGAATTAGCCGCGGAGCTCTCTTCGGCACTTCAATTATGTCTTTTGGGTGGTAAAAGCGGGGCAGGTATAAATAATCAATGAGTAAGGGAGATATTATACTTTGACAGTTTAAAGAcctgaaattttttatgcattGGGCTGCAGGGGCTGGGATTGATCTTTCGTCTCTATCTATCATTGAGGGGAAGGTTTGTTGGGATCTTTACATTGATGGTCTTGTCCTTAGTTCAGATGGTAATATGCTGGATGCCTTGGGAGCTGCTGTTAaggtttatttttctttcatatTAGAGATTCTTTAAATTACTGTATGGTAGTTTTACTTTTTCATCGCCGTGTTCTTGTTTGCTTTTCCCATTTACGCTGCCCCTTCTAGGCTGCGCTAAGCAATACGGCCATTCCAAAAGTCCAAGTTTCAGCAGATGCCTCTTCCGATGAGCAGCCAGAGGTTGATGTAAGCGACGAGGAATTTCTTCAGTTTGATACAACCGAAGTTCCTGTCATTGTCACCTTAACAAAGGCAAGATAGTTCAAATATCTGGTATTTTGTCTTTGACATGAAACCTTTAAACACAACCAACTAGTTCTCTTATCTGAAATTTCAGGTTGGAAGGCATTATATAGTAGATGCAACTTTGGAAGAGGAATCCCAAATGAGTTCCGCCGTCTCTGTTTCTGTCAATAGGCACGGCCGGATATGTGGGCTGACAAAAAGAGGGGGTGCGGGATTATATGCAAGCACCATAATGGATATGATATCAGTTGCTAAACATGTAAGTGAGCAGTTGATAAATGAATTGGATTCGGCGATAGCAGCTGCTGAGGCTTGTGAAGAGGACTCGTGAGAAGTTGCAGTTAGCTCCTTTTAATTTTAAGGCATTAATCGAATTTGATCATTGTAAGTGATCTGTAGTttgagttttatgttcaaaattGCGCTTTTAATGGCAAGTGGTTTTATTAGAGTGAGTGAGTTATGCCTTCAAATTCTTTGGGTTTATTAGTTTCTTGATTAATAAATACTTTTGGTATGGTTAATGttttaaattagttttaaaaattggACCATATTGTTGGTTAAAACGGGTGACCCAAATGTAAGTCGGGTCCAACTCTAATTAatccaacttttaatttatgtagGAGAAGAAACCTTAGTAAACCCATAATTTTGTATTGGAACAAATTAGGGATGAACATTCGGTTAATTTAATCGGTTTAACTAGTTTTTGAAATCCAAAATCGAATTGAACTGATATAGTTGAAATaattgatttcatttttattaagaaataaacctagtttttgaaatctaaaatcgaattgaactgataaaatggTAAAAAACTTGGTATGAATTTCTGattaaatagaatatttgtACATAGACTTTTGATAAAATGGTATATTTGTACATGCAATTTTGATGTAATAGGATCTTGGTACATGTACTTTAGTTATTTCTTTTGTTAGTAACTAGTGGTCAAATCAggtttaatttttgataaaatttaactaaattataaattttaccacatatcacaaaaaattaaaatataaaatttaatattctttattatattaaaatcacttgtaaataattttattctaaatataAAGTtgataactaaaaataaatttttacttaaacttttcatttaatgaaattttcacttaattaaaatactatttttatttgtaattacgattttttgatttttttaataaaaaatacataatgagttattatatcatattacaATTTTATATCACACTCTGTATAAAATCGTTCACAGGTGATCAATATTTATAAGTGTTAATAACAATAAAAACGTACTCGAAAATTTAGGAATTCAgtcaaataataacaatagtaATCAAATCGTAAGTTCAAACAACGGATCTTTAatttcgattaaaaaaaaatttggttcataattataatgaatgaacaatgtttaaaaatgtttctaaaaaattcaaacataatCAATTGAAAATAAATGGAGAATATCATTTTGACCCCTATGAAACttgtaaaaatcataaaccccaTAGTGTAAATTTAATAGGCTAAACACGCCCTCTGTTATTCTGAATGTAGCTTACAACCCCTACAACCGGGAAGTAAAATTCACGTGATGTGAACGTgagtattatttattatattctaTATTTTGTTATGcaattgtaatttaaaaaatttactatcaacttttatgtttcatgatctatttaatttttacgTAGGAGTGGATTCAGTGCCGGTTGTTTTATTCGTAGGTGATAATGTTATGATAGAACATGACACTGTAAAATATAGTATCACCGCGTTGAGGACAACACAAGTATCACGATCTATTAATTTTCGTGAATTGAAGGAAATAATGTACCGGTTGACAAATATTGAacaaaatttaacttaaaattgtcaacaaaatattctTACATTGACAAGTTACGTTGTGTAGAAGTGCATCTTGACATCAATGATGACAACAATTTATAGTTTATGCTGGATTCTAGTAACGAAATGTAGTGTATTGAATTGTATATTGAAACAGATTCCATCGAGCATAATGTACATGTTGAGGTTCCTGAATCATACATTCCATGTATAACTGAAGGGTTCAATTCAACGGGATTTAATGATGAAGTTGGTACTTCTACTGCTACTTTTTTCAGAACAGTAGATGAAAATCCTTCTAATTCGGAGTATTGTACTGGGGAATGAGATCGGTATATTATAGGCACCGTAGAAGAAAATGTCTGCTGGCCGATTTCCACATGAGGATGGGATTCTGGTGCAAAAGAATGGAACTCGGTTGACGCAAATGCAAGTATCGATTGTTAACTTAATGCACATACTGGTGGATCGGATCATGTATTGACACCTTTCGTGCCTAAAGAACAAAGATCGCGTGAGTTGTCATTAGATATTCACCTTGATGCCATCGAGATAGATACTGAACCTGATACAACTACAAGTGAAACAAATGAAGATAAGCATGATGACAAGAATGTCACATTTTCTTATATTGGTCAATCTGTCCCGCCTGTTGGTCCATCCTTATATGATGTACCTATATTCTTTAGTACAATATATGATGAGCGATGATCTGATTCTGTTGGAATCCCATTTGCTTCGAATTTGAGTTATTACAATGTAGATAGAGGAGAAATTTGCACGAACATGGTTCTTAAAAATAAGAAGCATTTGATTGCAGCAATTAAGGACTTCTCAATTAGAGTAGCTCGACGTGAATACCAAGTTGTGGAGAGAGTACAAAGACTTTGTAGAAAGTTTGTTGTAAGAATAAATATTCAAGTATCAACCGTAGGTGAGGTCTTCGCGCATCGTTAAAATCCAAATTGAGCTATTTCAAGATAACAAAATATGGTGGTCCAAATACATGTATGTCTAGCTAGATGAGGTTAGATCATCATAACCTGGACAAAAATATGATTGCAAAAACACTTAACGGTATTGTTTGGTGTGATTTCTCATGTGAGATTAAATATGTCATCTAGCTTGTTAAAGATCGATACAattatcaaatctcatatggtAAGGCATGGTATAGTTTAAAGCGAGCGGTGGAAAATGTAAATGGTACATGGGAGAGTTCAGTACGTTTTTTGCCAAGATACATGGGGTGCCCTTGTGAAGTATAACCATTTACCGACATACAATTATGCATTCAAGGTGCTAAACTACGATTTTTGGGCCTTCCGACCATGTACATATGGGTTCCGACATTGTcgaaaaataattaatgttGATGGTACTCATTTGTACACAAGTATAAGCACAAGATGCTTATAGCTGTGGGTTTAGATGCAAACAACCAAATATTACCTTTAGCATCTGCAATTGCCGATGAGGAAACATATGAGTCCTGAAAATGGTTTTTGGAACTTCTATGCAAGCATGTGGTTCGAGGATCCACGGGTGTGTGCCTTATCTCCGATAGACATCATGGCATCATTAATGCTGCTGAAGAGATACCTGATTTTAGTCATCCACGTGAAGTACATCGTTTTTGTCTTAGACACGTATGTTCTAATTTCaatacacattttaaaaatgttcATCTAAATGATTTTTAGTGGAAAGCAGGCACACAACATCAAATACGCAAATTTGATTCCATCATCATGAAGGAAATTAAAAATCTAGACTCGAGAGCTTTTGTTTATCTATCTGAAATTGATAAATACAAGTGGATTCTTGCTCACTATGGGGGATGGCGACGTGGAGTTACGACGACCAAGATATCTGAGTGTCTTAATTCTGTTCAGAAGGGTACTCGTCGACTTCTTGTGTCAGCGTTATTTCAGTTGACATTCAATCGTTGCTTGAGTTAGCGACCGTGTAAATAaagtcaaataaaaaattagctTGAGTTAGCTTGACAGTATAAATAAAAtcgaataaattaattactatatctaataatataaacaataatttgaagttctacacaaataataataataacaaacacaTATGGTATAATAATACGTGAGAAATTATTTAGGGTGTATTTTTTCACCTTTTAACAcatgcattattatttttaaaaggaaTAATgcaaagtattattattattttttaaaaaataataatgcaaGTAGGTGTGATTTGCATTGGCTTTAAAAAAAAGTGACGTCAATTCAATTGATGTGATACATTTTCATTTCAACCgtcaaattattaaaattaataaaataaaccgTTACAAAACCCTTATTGTAGTTAATGGTTATATGGGAtagtatattttttcaaaaatatttaagaatcaagttaaaaaacgtgattttttatttttaaacaaaaaactatgtgatttttatttttaaaataatcttttaaattaaatatggaacaaaaatatacataaaaaacacatcaaatttaaaattaatattatcgtaatatataattatgtatttattataaaacaataataattaatggaaaaaaacatataatatacattttcttaacatttttttttaaaaatgataatgataatgatgatgataatttattataataaatgattttgaaaattctttacaaaaattaataacaactaaaaaatcacgtaataattaaaatggtaaaaaaattaactaacaaaaaaaagcgtaacataaacaataatttcatttataaatttaatatttaacataaataatttatattagtaTATATACATTAATATAAGTTGGAACAAATATTTACCtgcaaaaacacaaaaaaaagcttcgaattaataaaaaaattaccgGAAgcgaaaaataaattcaaacatttaGGAGAACTTACCGATAAAAATATGAGAGAGATGAATGAAGAGAAGAAATGAAGTATTCAATTTATAGAGAAAAACATATGGTATAATAATGTGTTTGAAATTATTTAGGCTGTATTTTTGCAGCTTTTAACACATGTACTCTGATCGAGACGTGCAACTTTGAAATTAAACCAAGTCACttgcattattatttttttaaaaaaaaggtcaGTGCAAGTCACGCCTACTTGGAAGGCGTGACTTGCATTgccttttttttccaaaaaaaatgtAAAGCCAATTCAGTAGACATGATAcattaattttacttttatttttgatttattttatcaaattattaaaaCTAATAGAATAAACTGTTTAAAAGCTCAAAAGAAATAAACTCTTCAATTTATAGAGAAAAACATATGGTATAATAATGCGTtcgaaattatttaaattgtatttttgCAGCTTTTAACACGTGTTGTACGTTCTTCGATCAGAGTCACCGATgcgtaaaattttatttttttaaaataaagcaaCTCACGCCAATTTCATAAGCATGACATgcatttatattaaaaaaaaattagtaaggcgttacttaaattttttttatttttttaaaaaaattaaataaagcaaTTCACGCCTATGACATAcatttatatttaagaaaaattagtaAGTCACGGCTACTTGcttacatttttattattatttttttaaaaaaaaaacaatgcaaATCACGCATACTTGGTAGGCGTAAGTTGCattgcattaaaaaaaaataatacaattcattatttttttaaaatagaaagTCACGCCAATTCAATAAACATGATACATTAATTTCACAAtcgttttaatttttctttattttatcaaattattaaaattaataaaataaaccgTTAAAAAGCCCTATTTTTCAATCACCGGCAACAATACAAATTACTATCATTTGTAGCCAACGGCCCCCATCTTGGCCAAATTCTCGGCAACCTCGAAGAATTGGTCTTTGCAGCAAAAGCACTTGAACTAGAGCTTGTTCATGGACTCGAAACAACAACACTTTCATTTCCAGTTACAGTGGCTGTAGCTCTAGCTCTGACTTTTCATTTCCAGTTGCATTGGTTGTAGCTCTAGCTTTGGCACTTGCACCTCCAGTTCAAATGACTCTAGCTCTGGCAGTTGCATCTCCAGTTGAAGTGGCTCTAGCTTTGGCACTTGCACCTCCAGTTGGTCTTGCAATTGAACTTGAATCTGCACTTGCGTCTATTTTAGTCCTACGCAAATGGCTCATTTGCACCGTTCTAGTAGTAATGTTAATATTCTACCATCATTCATACAtgttaaattcaaaatatgacACTAAATTACACAATAtaagacataaaaaaaaatgaaaattacacAATACCACCAATCTACTACTAACActtgaatatatatttgatacaAATGATGTAGCTCTTAGAATCTTGTTTTCGAGAACTTTGAGGTTGTGTTTCCCGGCAAACAAGCAAAattattatgcatgaaaaatgttaaataaaagTACATTTAGTCTCACCTTTGACATTGTTAATTTTCCGGTTGTAGCTTCTGCATTTACTTTTGATTTCTAGGAGATTCTTGACCAGTCCCTTACATTGAAGTTATTGTAAAAAACAGTCAACTATGTAtttataattgaaatatatgacGGTACCTTAAAATATTTAGAACTTGGATGAattggatttttaaaaattgactTATTATGTGTTTGTTCCAGACACTTTGAGCATGTATGTGTAATACCCTTCCTTGTTGAAACACCACTTCCCTCGTCAGCTTGTCTCCTTCTCATTTTTTGAGCTAGGTATGCCCTTCTTGCTCTTATAAATTGGTGCATTAAGTTGTTGGCAAGGTGTTTTTTTAGGACCGAGTGCTTGTCGCTTTTCCAAAAGCTATAtctagtggtaatggtgcaactcaaatcttttaaaccgcacaataGCTCAatcaccacggttcgatcgctctaccatgCAGgaaattattgcacccaacaatctccatctcaataattgcactcattgcaatcaatgagaatcgaacccgtgaccttagctttgataccaattgtaggatcgagctcttgtcgctttaccaaaagatatagctggtggtaatggtgcaactcaaatcttttaaaacacacagcagctcaagcactacggttcgatcgctttatcatgcagggacaattattgtacccaacagTTTTGCTCAAgtgctttaccaaaagctatagctgatggtaatggtgcaactcaaatcttttaaaccacacagcagctcaagcactaTGGTTCGATTGTTTTACCATGCATGGACAATTATGGCACCCAACAATTTTGCAATAATCAGTTCCCCCGTGAACAACATGTATCATGTATGAGTATACCTTCAAATATTCATCCTTGCTATAGCATTTGTGTGCAAAATCCTCCAGCTTCTGTCTACTATGACCAGTAGCAGTACATGCATGAGAACATGGATAACCACATAATTTGAACATCCCACATGTGCAAGTCTTCTTCATCAAATCAACCACATGTTGGGTTAATAACCATGGACTGAAAAACATTGAATTTGATACTAATTTTCACCTGAATATATTGAATAAAGTTTCTGGAAAACTTTTGATTCTTGTTGATCTTTTTTCAATATATCAGGATAAATCTGGCAAATGTATTTCTCCATCCCAGTATTTCTCAATTGAATTCTCTTCATCAGCTTGTTTCTTATACATTCTATCtttgttattatatgtttatcCTTACTTTCATAATGTAGTTGTTGAAGGATTCTGACAAGTTGTTCACCACAACATCACATAAGCATCCACTGAAGAAATGACTTCAAGCCCAGAGTACTGGTGGAATTTTCTTGAGTCATTCACATGTTGTCTCTTGTCTAACATTCACTTTAGGATCCACAGGTGCAATTTTCTTCATATGCTCCTCAAACTCATTTGTGTTTCTGTTGTAGAAGCCTTCCTAAACAAGTATTTCAAAtcaaaagttttgaattttttttaagttctgATACATATGCCTCAAGCAATATCTATGCTCAGAATCTGGAACAAGTTATTTCAATGCTTTTATCAGTCTTTTTTGTCTATCTGATATGAAAGTTCATTTATCTTCTCACATTCATCCTGTATCTTCCAACAGAATTGTGAGAAATTATGTCCAATTCTCTTTGTTCTCAACTTGCACACTACAAAGTATATAAGCAtcatattatcattttcatccCTACCAACTGCCACCAATAGTTGGCCATCatgtattgttttaaaaaaacaaccATCTAGACCAATAATTGTCATACAACTTGCTAAGAAAGAAGATTTCATTGCATGCAAGCTAAAATAAAGTTTATCAAATGTTGGGGGCTCAAAATCAAcatttattttgagaaaaaatgtacttcttggtttaaaatttctcaCCGTCTCACAATAATCCCATAGATGATGGTAATGTATACTGTCAACACCTCTAATCTTTTGAATATCAGTCGTTTTATCCCTTATCATCTTCATTTGCTTACATCAACTTCACATTTTgtctttataatattttttagttgGTCAATCTTGATACCAGGATTATCTCTAACAATCTTATGAAATCTCTTGGCCAAATACATATGGTTGGGAAGCTTGTTCCCATTACTTCTAGTACGATTGTGTTTGCCCTTAATAGTTTTGATTTGAAACGTTCATCCACCCATGACCAGAGACACATGAATCATCCGATTAAAACCACTTTTGCACTCATATGCTATCAtcttcttttcatttttcttcagCACCAACTCATAACCCTTACTAACATTGTGATATCTCAAAACCCCTCTAATTTCTTGTGCACTCTTGAATTTGATTCCCACAATAAATGAAAACTTATTCGTATCTTGCCCCTCTTTGAAAGCAAGATGTCTAGGTCCCTCTTCATTAGATCCCTTCATACTTAAATTATCACCTTCCTCTTTTATCTCACTCAACTATTCAAGTCATTACCATCTTCACCTTCTTTCATCTTCTCacaaattttactatttttttcttcttatttctcagttcagtttccTTTGGAAACACATCATTCTCACTATTCAAACTGTTAGCAAATATCTTTTCACCACTGTTCCCctcattttcttccaaaagttCATATGGTGTAGTTGAATAATCTTCATCTGATGAGTCATCAAATCCAGAAGATTCTAAACTGCCTTCATCCTCACTACTAAAAACATTACCAGAATCAAGATGATAGAGATTTGGATTTTGAACAGGAGAAGAATCtggaataaattcaaaattatcatcTAAAAAGGGAAGATAATCATTTAAATGTTGTTCATGTggattaaattcaaaaaaagCAGGAACAAAACAATCTCATTTCTCACAAGTATCATCATTATTTCTATCAGAGGTTGGAATTTTTTCAGAATTAGTTtcaagattcatttggtcacaTTCATACTCAAGAACTTGATCAGAGGCTGGAATCTTAGTATCATTAGGTACGTAAGTATTTTTCAACTCTGGAGCATCTACGGATGGAGTTTATTGGTTATTACCATCTCTTTTATATTCAAGATAACTTACGGGACCACAATTAACAAACGTTTCAACATATGTATAATGGGTCTACCATGATTTCAGACCATTGTCTCTTCTATTTAAATGATTACAAATTCTGAATCTTGATACAATGTATACATATTTGCAATATGAACATCttcatgaatatttttcagACCATGTACAATCACTATACCAAGAATTATGTAAAAGAAATTGACCGACCTTAAACTTATTTCCACCACACAACCTGTACATATCATATAAATCTGAAAAGTTAAATATATCGAAGTTCACATTCTTAAACTCGTATTTCATACCTCCAACATAAATTATTCTCGGAAACGTCCTATTGGAGTTAAGCTTAAACCTACCTCCATACCATACATCAAAATTCATCGAAAAATCCATACCACGAAAGAAAAATAGAACATGAAGATATATCAGATTTGAGAACACCGACAAAAATTTCCATACGTTGCCACACTGATGAGTGAATTGGGGATTAGGTTTTCTTCCAAATCTCCTCTGCAACATTAAGGAACGATGctgtaaaaacaaaaaaggtgtaaggtctagaaattcgaactacgtaacctgactgcatacaatctagggttttaataaaatgtgtttaattattttattgcatgattattgcatggataTGCTGTTTAGTTCATGGTTTGTtttaagtttcatgcattagggctttaagttgtatttcgcgctcgaacgaggaacgaagaccagagataattaggaaaaatatttttattaattatttaatgaatggTGTAAAtagaggagaatttcgaaatttggCCTTGGTGGAGTATTTTTACTCTtcgggtcatattttaaactGATAGAAAAATTTAGAGAGTGGGtggactttttaagggttcatgcaatattttcaaaaatgtaattaaacgaaatatttttcgagagtgttacTATGCTTAATGGAtatattttattgcttaatggacccaaaactcttttaattcctttatttttaattaagggctCATTAGCAccttatattataatttaatcacCTCATTTGCAAACCCTAAACCTAGCAATAACCTCTCGGTCGCCCCTCTCCCATTCAGCAACAACATTATGAATTTCCAGTAGCCCCATCTTCGAAAATCCTCTCAAAGTTTTCAAAGAAATCATTCTCGGCCTCTCCGGTGCTCGTCCTACGCGAAGATATCTAAGGTTTCGAGCGTATATTCGCAAAAGCACGTCATGAATCTTTTTTTCTCATCGTTCACGCTATTTTATgttgatgtgtgtgtgtttgcatgagGAATGCATAGATATATTACGTTGCATCGTTTTTGCAAGGTTTGTCATGAAATACGCCTATCGTTTTGCATATAACTCACATTTTCTATGTtttggtgcaaggggctgctcaATCTAAGTCTTTTAAGGGCCGTGTAGGCTTATATTGAAGGTGTCATGGTGCTGAAGTCGAGGGTCGGTCGAGATAAGGTGAAGGCCGATGGGTTTTATCCAAGGTAAAGCTCGTTATGGCTAGATAGAGAAAGGGATAGGAGCAGCACGCATGGGCTCAGTCCAGCACATGGTTCAGACCCTAGTGGGTCTGTGTCGAGGTTGGGCAAGGTTCATGGGCTGCTGGACGTGAGGTTAGGGCCGATGCGACGAGTATGTGGAATGTTAGTGTGAATTTCGGACAAGCCGAGCAACATGCGTGCATGGGACTGTAGGCGTGGGTTTGGTTGGTCCAGTAGTGAGTCCATGGCTTGATCTTGGTCTTAGGATAGTTGGTTAAGTGCTGGACACGTTAGTTTTGGGTCTAGGATCGAATTCGGGGCCGTGGGTGCAACTAGGGTTAGGGTTTATGAGTGCAGAAAATTCTAACGGGTAGCAGCGAGCTTTAAGTGGTTCAAAACGGCTGGAATTGTGTTATTTAGGGGCTGGTAGGGTGTGAATAAGTTGtggttaaaatttgggaaagtttggtcaagtttcgggttgattcgggttaaaaccgggacccgtccaagttttaaaacgaatcatatAAGTTATAAAATGAGCTCGAATTTAAGTATAAGAAACGATTATGATaggttttgaggtgttttaaggtgtctggttggcttcgggtcgaaattttgaggtccatgggtaaaacggtcaattagggtttccaagggcaaaatggtcattttgcacccgggccGAGTTAacagtcctggcagcgccctgatcacAGAAATtccatgttttaaatgtttatgatatcaTGAGCACGACTttttatggaaatatgaaaaatacgttgcatgcttgattttaaggaaatttacgtgtatgaatgatttttataactgttgaatacgatgacatgttttttttggaggaagggagttggttgtgactaatatgatgatacgataatacgatgacatgtaaggccaatgctcagtggatgggtaatactgtcgctgatgtccccaccgcCGGATACCGCAGTTATACATAGATGGATACATCGACTAATACAATGATCCGAAAGTCGcaactaatgaacggaattcaaataaagaaaagtgaatacgtatatgttgatatgatgcgATAGGAACACGTTTATGTTTTATCATGTTACGTTTATGCTTACGATTTGAATCTCATgaaatctatttttaattacactacttttcactgttgcatgctatgtatatgtacttgttataacgatccagtgtgttgaatctttacactcactaggtgtgaatgatgtaggtgagcatattgatgaGGATATTGGAGGCTTCGAAGACTGAGTAGACGGAGTTGGATGTGC comes from Primulina huaijiensis isolate GDHJ02 chromosome 2, ASM1229523v2, whole genome shotgun sequence and encodes:
- the LOC140964602 gene encoding uncharacterized protein, producing MVLLSLGEKNFIKGGIAQDLRTDGRKRLAYRHINVETGVIPQASGSARVMIGATIVIASVKAELGKPHPSHPDKGKVSIFVDCSSTAEPTFEGRGSEELAAELSSALQLCLLGGKSGAGAGIDLSSLSIIEGKVCWDLYIDGLVLSSDGNMLDALGAAVKAALSNTAIPKVQVSADASSDEQPEVDVSDEEFLQFDTTEVPVIVTLTKVGRHYIVDATLEEESQMSSAVSVSVNRHGRICGLTKRGGAGLYASTIMDMISVAKHVSEQLINELDSAIAAAEACEEDS